Genomic DNA from Streptomyces sp. NBC_01571:
GCGAGGCCGCCGAGGACCAGCACGACGAACGCGGCCCCGAAGCAGGAGAACGCGCGCGACACCTTGAAGACGATGCTCGCGAACCCGCGCAGGACCCGCCAGGCGAGCCGGCCGGGCAGCGCGTACCAGTAGCCGAGCAGCGAGGACCAGGCGTGGCCGCCGACGTGGTGGCCCAGTTCGTGCGCGAGGACCGCGGCGAGCTCCCCGTTGGGGAGATGGTTCATGGCGAAGCGGGTGACGCCGACGATGTGGCCGGCGGCGGCGACCGCGTTCAGGCCGTCGCTGTCCTCCACCCACAGTTCGTAGGTGCGGCCCTCGACACCGGCGCGCGCCGTGACCTCGTGCCAGACCGGTTCGAGTTTGGCTCGTTCTTGCGGGGTGGGGTAGCGCAGGCGGAGCAGACGGCGCGCGATGGCGCTCTCGGTGGGCCGGTGGAACACCAGTGCGCCGCTGACCAGCCAGGCGAGGACCACGAGGAACCCGAGGTCGCCGAAGAAGGCGGAGAACAGGGCGACGACGAACAGGCTGCAGAGGAAGTTCGGCAGGTGGAGCAGCAGACTGCCGACGGCGGTGGAGTCGGTGCGGCGCTGCTGGCTGCGGATGTGGACGCGGCCGTGGTCGGTGCTGATGTGGTGTGGGTGGGCGGGGTCGTCGGGGGAGAGGGCCGGGGCCGGGATGGGGGGTGCCGCGGCCTGCGGATACGCGGGCTGGGGCGAGTGCGTGGCGGCCTGCGGGTAGTGCGGGGGCTGCGGGTGGTGCAGGGCCTGTGGGTGTTGGCTTCCTGGATAGGTCGGGGGTTGTTGGCCGGGATACGACGCAGGTTGCTGGCCTGGACAGGTCGGGGTTTGTCGGCCTGGATACGGCGGAGGTTGCTGGCCTGGATAGGTCGGGGGCTGCTGGCCTGGATACGGCGGGGGCTGCTGGCCTGGATACGGCGGGGGCTGTTGACCGGGGTAGGTCGGGGGCTGTTGTCCCGGGTAGGGCGGGGGTACCTGGGACTGGGGTGGTGCGGGGTGCTCGGGGTACTCCGGTGGTGAGGGCGGTGGCTGGGTCACGGTGCTTCCTTTGCGTGGGGACGAGCGGCGAGTACGGCCGGCCGGTGTCAGCCGATCAGCAGTGAGGCGGGCAGCAGGACCGTGCCGACGCAGAAGGCGATCAGCCCGGTGCGGATCCACTGGTGTTTGCGCGCGGCGATCCCGCTCGTCTCGGCGAGGGCCTTCGCCAGGCCTCCGGTGGGATCGCGGCCGGTGTCGGCGAGGGCGGTCCGCAGGCAGCCGAGCCGTACGGCCTGCTGGATGTCGCCGAAGTACGACAGCGGATGGCCCGGCGCCCAGTCGGCGGCGCCGTAGCGCGGGAGCACCGCCAGCAGCAGGGCGAGGAGGGAGAGGGCGAGGGAGCCGACGCCCGCCCAGCACAGTGCGGCACCGGGGACGGAGAGCGCGGCCGGCGTCCAGCCGTGCCCCGCGAGCAGACCGCTGAAGACGCCCGCGGTCATGCCGAGCGCGGCGACCAGCACCGATGCCTTGCTGTCGGCGCGGGTGATCTCGGCGCGGAGGTCCGCGAGGAGGCGCTCGCAGAGGCGGACGGTCTCGGGCGTGGTGGCGTCCTGGTGGCGGTCCGGGAGGGGAGCGCCTGTGGGCTGGGTTACGGGCGGGGCTCCGGGCGGAGTTGCCGGGTCCCCGACGGGGTCGGTGGCGGGCGCCGGGTCGAGTGCGGTCACGTGCCGTCCTCCGCAGCGCCGGCGTCAGTCTCGGCGGGCCTCGGTGCGTCGGGCCTCGGTGCATCGGGCCCCGGTTCAGCAGATCTCGGTCCTTCGGGGCGCGGATGGTCGGGCCGCGGGGTGTCGTGGGCAGGTCGGGCGACGGCTGCCACGTCCTGCGCGGGCAGGGTCGGCGTGCTGCCGTAGCCCGGGGGCGGCTGCCAGGCCGGGGTTTCGGGCGCGACGGGTCCGGCCGGCGGGGTGGGAACGCCCGGGTAAGGGGCCGGAGGCACCAGTGGGGGCACGACCGGGGGCGGCGGGGCGTACGACTGCGGGGACTGCCCGCTGGGACCGCCAGGGGCCCCGTACGGGCTTCCCGCCGGCCACGGCTGGGCGCCGGGATGCTGACCCGCCGCGGGGCCCGTCTGCCCGGCGTACGAGCCGTACGGCCCGTACGGCTGCGTGGCGGCGGGACCCGCTCCGGGACCCGCTCCAGGTGCCGGTGCGGATGCGGGTGTCGGCGCGGGTGCGGACGTCGGCGTCGGTGGGAGGCGGGCGTCGAAGTCGGCGGTCTGCGCCGTGGGCTCCTGGAGCGGCGGCCGGCCGGGAGCCGGGGGTTCGGCCTGTCCGGGGCCGCTGGGCGCGTATCCCGGCATCGGCGGGTCCGGGTACGCCGGACCGGCGGCCGACGGGAGGAGAGGAGGAGTCTGCGGGACCCCCGGGAGGCGCTGGTTGAGGATGTCGCTGACCGTGCGCAGGGCCAGCTGCTTCGGGCCCTCCAGCTCGTAGCCCTCGGCCGTGTCGCCGCTCAGCAGCTGCTTCACGAGGTCCATCTGGGCCTGGATCATCCGGAGCTGGTCCTCGCGCATGCTGGACATGACGAGGTGGGAGTCCTCCGGGCGCTGGGCGAGATGCAGCGCCCAGGCATGGACACCGCCCTGCTGGAGGTGCCACTGGTAGAAGGCGATCTTCTCCTCCTCCAGTCTCTGGAGTTCGATCTGCTGGTGCCCCTGCTGGAGGGCGAGCTGATGCTGCTGCCCGCTGAGCAGGAGCGCCTGCTCGTGCTGCCACTGCTGCTGCTGGAGCGCGAGTTCCTGCTGCCGGCTGCCGTACGCCATCGCCCGGTCGATCTGCAGGGCGTCCTGCTGCCGGAACCGGCGGTCGGCCTCGACGTCGACCTCCATGCCGCGCTGCGCCACCCGCACCTGTTCGGCGGCCGAGTACTCGATGGCCTGCAGCCGCTGCTGGTGCTCGATGTTCGCCTGGTCGCGACGGAGCCGCAGGGTCCAGGTGACCTGCAGTCCCGCCGGTGCCCCGAGCGGCCCGAGCACGGTGACCGCCTGGAGCAGTTCCCGCTCGGCCGCGGCACTGTCCGCGATGGCGAAACGGCGGCTCACCGGCCGGGCCGCCTGCTGGAGTTCGCCGATGAGCGTCGCCGGAACGTTCCGGTGCCCGCTCTCCACGAACCGGCCCGGATCGAGGACCTGCCAGGACAGGTCGAGGACCGCGGTGAACTCGAAGGCGTCGTTGTCGCTCGGCAGGGTGAGTTCGGCCGAGTGGGGATGCACGCCCATGTCCACCTCGTACACGGCCGAGTACCGCTTCGCCGCGATCTCGCTGCGCGTCGGCCTCCGGGGCGGCAGATACGTCTCGTAGCCGCCCTTGGGAGTGGAGAAGACCAGGGCGTGGTCGATGCGGACCAGATGCTTCAGCGAGAGCTCGAAGCGCGACAGCTGGCGCACGGTGAGCACCGGGTCGACCAGGTCGGAGTGACGGTCCGCCTGCTGCTGCCACTCGGGCGGGCGGTTGAAGGTGGGCATGTGCGTGTCTCCTCGGGAACGCCGGGGCGCTTCGCCTCCGGTCGCCTGGGTCGGAAGGTTCTGGCGGCGGGCCCCCGGTCAGCGGGCCGGCAGGGTGGTCAGCAGACGGGCGGCCACCAGGGGCGGGGGCGCTCCGTCCTCGCCGGGCATGGTCCGCAGCAGATGGCTCAGCCGCTGGTGCTCGGCGGTGGTGGTGACGAGAGCGGGCAGCAGGGCGGCCAGGGCCCATTCGGCGGCCGGCGTCCGGTCGGCGATCAGCACCCAGTCGCGCAGTACGTCGAGCGCGTGCCGGGTGGCCCGGGGGTCGGCGAGGGCCGCCCGCCACAGGGCCGGGATGCCGTGGGCGGCCGCGGCGCCCTCGGTCGCCGCCCGCGCGTACCAGCCGAGGACCAGCGGGGTGCCGTACCGCTCGTCGTCCTCGGTGCGGCGGCAGGCGTTGACGAAGCCGCCGAGGGCCAGGTCGTGTACGGCACGGTCGTCGTCGAGGCGGCCGAGCAGCTCGCCGAGCACGACATCGCTGGCGGGGGAGAGGAGCAACAGCTCCACGGCCTCGGCGAGTTCGCGCGCCATCTCGCCGTCCAGGTCGTCGGGGGCGTCCGTGTACAGCCGGCGGACGGCACCGCGCAGCGCGGCGAGCGCCTGTACCGGCCGCTCGGGTCCGATCAGCGCGTACGCCCGCGCCGCCACCCAGCGCAGCCGCGGATCGTCGTGGGTGCACCAGTCGTCGAGGATGCGGGGGATGTTGGGCGTGCCGACGAGGTGCGCGAGGGTGAGCGCGTTGACGGCGACGAGCCGGTGCCGGAACAGCTTGGACGTGCCCCAGGGTTCGATGACCAGGGCCATCGCGGAGGGCAGGTCGGTACGGGCGAGGACGGCGACGGTGGAGGCGGCCCGGGTACGGACCAGGGGGCGGCCGTCGTCGGCGAGCCGGCGCAGCCAGGCGATCAGGGCGGGCCGCGCGGACGGGTGGCCCGTCCACACCTCGCGCAGCAGGACGAGGGAGGCCCGGTCGTCGCGGAACGCCGCCTTCCGCTGGGTCACCGGGCCCCATTCGGTGTGCTCGGCCTCCTCGTAGCGGTGGGCGCGCGCCAGTTGGAGGCGTTTGCCGACATGCGTGCCGAAGACGGGGACCTCCGGGACACGGGCCCGGTTCTCGGTCTCCTGGAGGAAGCGGTAGAGCAGATCGCTGAGTTCGGCGGTGAGGGCGTACGGGCCGCCGTCGAAGGCGGCCAGCGCGACGAGGAACGCCTTGTCCCGCAGGTGGATCGACGCCTCGTCCTCCTCGAACCACTCCTGGACCTGGTTCTCCAGCGACACGAGCGAGAACCGCGCCACGGCGTCCTCGGTCACCTCCCCGGCCGCGTACCGACCGAGCAGCCGGGCGAACGCGGCGACCTCGCGCAACTGGTGCCCACGGCCCAGGAATTCGGTGGTGTCGGGGAGCCCGAGCAGCTTGGCGGTGCTCTCCTCGTCGGTGCGGGCGCGCAGGTGGGTGGCGAGGACGTCGGCCGCGGCCGGGGGCTCCCAGCGGACGGCGGGGACGTCCTCCAGCGCGGCGTTGGGACCGACGGTGATCACCAGGTAGGCGTCCTGCTCGGCGAGGCGGTCCCGGGCGGCGAGCAGATGGGGTTCGCGCAGCGGGCGGTCCCGGCGGGTGGCGAGGTCGCACAGGACGTACCCGCGCGCACGGTCGCCGTCGCGCTTCTCCACCGCCTCCGCCGTGAACCCGTCGGTGAGGCTGCCCGGGGCGGTGTCGGGAACCAGGGTGCGGACGGGGGCGGCGCCGAGGCGGTGCAGGAGCATCAGGGCGGCCGTGCGTCTGCCGGTGAAACGGGCGCCGGACAGGACCAGAACGCGGTCGCGGCGCAGCCGGTCGAGCAGGTCGTCCATGACCTGGGCGTCGGCGACGAAGCTCCCGTCCAACCGCTCCAGGGTGGAGCGAGGGACCTCGCCCGCGGACGGTGTGTGCGAGGCCGTGCCGGCCGACCCCAGGTGGTAGATCTCCGTCCTGCCGCCCATGAAGACGTCGCCGGTGAAGTGACCGCCGCTGATACCGCCGTGCTGGTCACCCCCGAGCAGGCCGCCGCCGAAGCGGGCCCTGGCGCCGACGTTCATGGTCCGGGGGCTGTGGTCGACCAGGTCGCGCCGGGCCGACCAGGCGTTCTGGGGCTGGTCGTGCTCCTCCGACGCGTCGTGGTCGTCGCCACGGGGGGTCTCGTCGGGTACGGGGGTGGTGGAGGGCTGGTCCCCGGCGGTGCCGGGGCCGCCGTGGCCGGAGGCCGGGCCGTCGTGGCCGGGGCGGGGGCCGGCCTGGGAACCCTGGCCCGCCGGCTCCTGGGTGCTCACGCGCCGCCGCCCTGCTCCTGGCCGTCCTGTGCCCGGCCGCCGTGCTTCCGGCCGCCCCGCTCCCGGTCGCCTGGGTCGCCGAAGGTGACATTGCCGCTGAAGTGGCCGCCGCTGATGCCGCCGTACTGGTTGCCGCCGAACACTCCACCGCTGATGTCGACGGAGCCGCCGTCGATGCGGAGCGTGGGGCCCGGCGCCGGGACTCCCCCTGATCCGGCCGGCGCCGGGCGGTCCTCGCCGGGGCCGCCCCGCGGGGGGACCGTGGGCGCCGGGCGGTCCCCCGAACCGCCCGGCGCCCCGGTCTCCCCCGCCCCCGTGTCATCGTGGTCTCGCGTGGGCGCCGGGGCGCCGGGGAGCGGGCCGTGCAGCCATGCCTTCAGCGGGCCGTTCTTGCTGTCCACCGTCATCGGGCGGAAGTCGGCGGCCGGGACTCCGGGGTGGTCGTGCCGTACGACGCCGGCGTAGAGCGCGTCGGAGACACAGAGCGCGAAGTCGTCGGCGCGCTCGCGCAGGGCGGCGCGCAGCTGGTGGGCGTCCAGCAGGCGGCAGGCGTGGTTCAGGTCGGAGCCGACCCAGCCGTCGAGCGCGTCGACCGCGACGTAGCCGGTGGCGAGGACGCCGCGCAGGCGGATCTGGGCGGAACGGGACGCCATGCGGTTGACGGCCCTCAGCTGGGCCGGGACCTCCGTGAGCAGCGCGCGGAGCAGTGTGGTCACCGGGGCGTTCGCGTCGATGAGCGCCATCACGGAGTCGCCGCGGTCGGCACGCAGCCGCCGGGTCTCGTCGACGCCGGCGTGCTCCAGGGCGCGGTCGGTGATGTCGTAGAGCATGCGCCGCAGGTACGCCTGCTCCACGTCGTCCCGGTCGCTGAACCTCTCGATGTCCAGCAACAGGATCGTGCGGCTCACGGGGTGGGTCATGGTCGCCTCTCGGAGGTGTGCCGTGCAGACCAGCAGCCTGGTGGCGGGACGCCCCGGGCCGTGAGGGCGGATGACCCACTCGGAGTGTGACCGTGTGCACAGAAGGGCCGCGGGAGGTCAGGGGGACACCGGGGGGCCGCCTCGGGGACCCGGGGGGCGAGCGGACTCCTAGGTCGTGTTGCGAAAGTCCCGCCTGCCTCGCGGCGCCTGGCACGCCCTGGGCCACCCCGGTCGGCTCGGCTACCCCGGTCGGACAGTCACCCCGGACGCCCAGTCACGCCGGTCGGTCAGCCACCCCCGACGGCGCTCCCCGACCCCGCCCGCGCCCCCGCTTCCTTCCCGGCGCCGAACGTCGCGCCGACGCCTCGCCGCCTACGCCTCTCCGCCGGCGCCGCCCCGCCTACGCCTCCCCGCCTACGCCTCCCCGCGGCAGCTGTCCCTCCCCCTCCTGAGGGACCTGTGGGGACGGAATCCCGGCGGCCGGGAACTCCGTGGCCGCGATGCGGCGGAGTATGTCGGGGCGCAGGATGAGCAGCGTGCGGCGCCCCGTGGAGACGGCATGCTTGTCGCGGAGTTCTCTGAGCAGCCGCTGCACCATCTCGCGCGACGCGCCGACCGAGCCCGCCAGTTCCTGCTTGCTCAGCGGCACCGCGAGCTCGATGCCCTCCGCCGTCCGCCGGCCGTGTGTACGGGCCAGGTCCAGGAGCAGGACCGCGAAACGCTGCCGCACGCTCATCGAGGCGAACTCCAGCCGCCGCCGGTCGGCCGCCCGCGTGCGGTCCGCGGTCAGGCCGAGGAGCGCGAAGGAGACGTCGGGTGAACGGCTCAGGAAATCACGGAAGCGCTCGTGCTCCACGGCCACCGCCCGCACCGGCTCCAGCGCGGTCACCGTCGCCGAGCGCGGCCGGCCGGTCAGCACCGCGGACTCCCCGACGATGTCACCGGGACCACGCAGCGCGAGCAGTGCCTCGTAGCCGTTGGCGGCCGAGGCGGTGACCTTGGTCCAGCCGGTCACGAGGAAGAGGACGTGCGCGGACGGTTCGTGCTGGTGCAGCAGGATGATGCGCTGGGCGAAGTCCAGCGTGCGGCCGAGCCCGAGCAGTGCCGAACGGTCCTCGGCCTCCAGCCGGGCCAGGAAGGGCACCCGGTCGTCCAGGCCCCCGTCGTCCGACGGATGGGCCACCGTCCCTGTCGTCATGCTCGTCCCCCAGTCCTCGCAGCGGACGGATCAACGTACTGAAAGCGCAAGACCGCGGAGCCCGAAAGGGCGCGATTCGGCCAGGATGCGCAGCCCGTCTCCCGGGCTCCGGCGGCCCCGGCACGGCCTGCCGCGTGACGGTCGCGGGGGCCCCGACAGGTCGTCGCGGACGTGGTGGGCGAGCCCGTCCGAGGGGGGTGGGAAGTCCGGCGTGTCGCCCTGGACAGCATTTGTTTTGACCGAAGTCCGTGAGGTAGGTACGCTCAGACCTTGTGCCTGGGGTGTGCCCTGGCTCGCGTGCGTGCCTTCAAACCGCAAGGCGAGCCGTAACCGGCCACCGTAATCTGCGCCCTTTTCGCCTCGCGGCGGGAATCTGCAGCATTCGACACACCCGACCGCGTGGGTCGGTGGCGTTCCAGGTTAGCTTCACCATTCGGCACACAGAAACCGGAGAAGTAGTGCCTACGATCCAGCAGCTGGTCCGGAAGGGCCGGCAGGACAAGGTCGAGAAGAACAAGACGCCCGCACTCGAGGGTTCGCCCCAGCGTCGCGGCGTCTGCACGCGTGTGTTCACGACCACCCCGAAGAAGCCGAACTCGGCCCTGCGTAAGGTCGCGCGTGTGCGTCTGACCAGCGGGATCGAAGTCACCGCTTACATTCCGGGTGAGGGACACAACCTGCAGGAGCACTCCATCGTGCTCGTGCGCGGCGGCCGTGTGAAGGACCTGCCGGGTGTTCGCTACAAGATCATCCGCGGCTCGCTCGACACCCAGGGTGTCAAGAACCGCAAGCAGGCCCGCAGCCGCTACGGCGCCAAGAAGGAGAAGTAAGAATGCCTCGTAAGGGCCCCGCCCCGAAGCGCCCGGTCATCATCGACCCGGTCTACGGTTCTCCTCTTGTCACGTCGCTGATCAACAAGGTGCTGCTCAACGGCAAGCGCTCCACCGCCGAGCGCATCGTCTACGGCGCCATGGAGGGTCTGCGTGAGAAGACGGGCAACGACCCGATCATCACGCTGAAGCGCGCGCTGGAGAACATCAAGCCGACCCTCGAGGTCAAGTCCCGCCGTGTCGGTGGTGCGACGTACCAGGTTCCGATCGAGGTCAAGCCCGGTCGCGCCAACACGCTCGCGCTGCGCTGGCTCGTCGGTTACTCCCGCGCCCGTCGCGAGAAGACCATGACCGAGCGTCTGCTCAACGAACTTCTCGACGCGTCCAACGGCCTCGGTGCCGCTGTGAAGAAGCGCGAGGACACCCACAAGATGGCCGAGTCCAACAAGGCCTTCGCGCACTACCGCTGGTAGTCGCTACCCACATCGAGACCGAGAGAAGACCGAAGCCTTATGGCTACCACTTCACTTGACCTGGCCAGGGTCCGCAACATCGGGATCATGGCCCACATCGACGCGGGCAAGACGACCACCACCGAGCGGATCCTCTTCTACACCGGCGTCAGCTACAAGATCGGTGAGGTCCACGACGGCGCTGCCACCATGGACTGGATGGAGCAGGAGCAGGAGCGTGGCATCACGATCACCTCTGCTGCCACCACCTGTCACTGGCCGCTTGAGGACAACGACTACACGATCAACATCATCGACACCCCGGGTCACGTCGACTTCACGGTCGAGGTGGAGCGTTCGCTCCGCGTCCTCGACGGTGCCGTCACGGTGTTCGACGGTGTCGCCGGTGTCGAGCCGCAGTCGGAGACGGTGTGGCGTCAGGCCGACCGTTACGGCGTGCCGCGCATCTGCTTCGTGAACAAGCTGGACCGTACGGGCGCCGAGTTCCACCGCTGCGTGGACATGATCTCGGACCGCCTGGGCGCTCAGCCGCTGGTCATGCAGCTCCCGATCGGTGCCGAGATGGACTTCAAGGGCGTTGTGGACCTGGTCCGCATGAAGGCGCTCGTGTGGTCCGCCGAGGCGGCGAAGGGCGAGATGTACGACGTCGTCGACATCCCGGCCACGCACACCGAGGCCGCCGAGGAGTGGCGCGGCAAGCTGATCGAGGCCGTCGCGGAGAACGACGAAGAGATCATGGAGCTGTACCTGGAGGGCCAGGAGCCCACCGAGGAGCAGCTGTACGCCGCGATCCGTCGCATCACCATCGCGTCCGGCAAGTCCAACGACACCACGGTCACCCCGGTGTTCTGTGGCACCGCGTTCAAGAACAAGGGCGTCCAGCCCCTGCTCGACGCGGTCGTGCGCTACCTGCCGACCCCGCTTGACGTCGAGGCCATCGAGGGCCACGACGTGAAGGACCCCGAGGTCGTCGTCAAGCGCAAGCCGTCCGTGGACGAGCCGCTCTCCGCGCTCGCGTTCAAGATCATGAGCGACCCGCACCTGGGCAAGCTCACCTTCGTCCGGGTGTACTCGGGCCGCCTGGAGTCCGGCAGCGCTGTGCTGAACTCCGTCAAGGGCAAGAAGGAGCGCATCGGCAAGATCTACCGCATGCACGCGAACAAGCGTGAGGAGATCGAGGCGGTGGGCGCCGGCGACATCGTCGCCGTCATGGGCCTGAAGCAGACCACCACCGGTGAGACGCTGTCGGACGACAAGAACCCGGTCATCCTGGAGTCCATGGACTTCCCGGCGCCGGTCATTCAGGTCGCCATCGAGCCCAAGTCCAAGGGTGACCAGGAGAAGCTGGGTGTCGCCATCCAGCGTCTCGCGGAGGAGGACCCCTCCTTCCAGGTTCACTCGGACGAGGAGACCGGCCAGACCATCATCGGCGGTATGGGCGAACTGCACCTCGAGGTGCTGGTCGACCGTATGCGCCGTGAGTTCAAGGTCGAGGCCAACGTCGGCAAGCCGCAGGTCGCGTACCGCGAGACGATCCGCAAGGCCGTCGAGCGTCACGACTACACGCACAAGAAGCAGACCGGTGGTACCGGTCAGTTCGCCAAGGTGCAGATCGCGATCGAGCCCATCGAGGGCGGCGAGGCGTCGTACGAGTTCGTGAACAAGGTCACCGGTGGCCGTATCCCGCGGGAGTACATCCCGTCGGTGGACGCCGGCGCGCAGGAGGCCATGCAGTTCGGCATCCTGGCGGGCTACGAGATGACGGGCGTTCGCGTCATTCTTCTCGACGGTGGCTACCACGAGGTCGACTCCTCCGAGCTCGCGTTCAAGATCGCCGGTTCGCAGGCCTTCAAGGAGGCCGCGCGCAAGGCCAGCCCTGTGCTGCTCGAGCCGATGATGGCCGTCGAGGTCACCACGCCCGAGGACTACATGGGTGAGGTCATCGGCGACATCAACTCCCGCCGTGGTCAGATCCAGGCCATGGAGGAGCGGGCCGGTGCCCGCGTCGTGAAGGGCCTCGTGCCCCTCTCGGAGATGTTCGGCTACGTCGGAGACCTCCGCAGCAAAACGTCGGGTCGCGCAAGCTACTCGATGCAGTTCGACTCCTACGCCGAGGTTCCGCGGAACGTCGCCGAGGAGATCATCGCGAAGGCCAAGGGCGAGTAACGCACACCGTTTGCACGCTTTAGGCTTGACACCGACCGCCGGGGTTCAACCGGTAAGGGAGAATCCCGGCGGGCGGCACCCCAGCAAAGATCACCTGGCGCCGATGAGTAAGGCGTACAGAACCACTCCGTAGGAGGACCCCAGTGGCGAAGGCGAAGTTCGAGCGGACTAAGCCGCACGTCAACATCGGCACCATCGGTCACATCGACCACGGTAAGACGACCCTCACGGCCGCCATTACCAAGGTGCTGCATGACGCGTTTCCGGACCTGAACGAGGCCTCGGCCTTCGACCAGATCGACAAGGCTCCTGAGGAGCGCCAGCGCGGTATCACCATCTCCATCGCGCACGTCGAGTACCAGACGGAGACCCGTCACTACGCCCACGTCGACTGCCCCGGTCACGCGGACTACATCAAGAACATGATCACGGGTGCGGCGCAGATGGACGGCGCCATCCTCGTTGTCGCCGCCACGGACGGCCCGATGCCGCAGACCAAGGAGCACGTGCTCCTGGCCCGCCAGGTCGGCGTTCCGTACATCGTCGTCGCCCTGAACAAGGCCGACATGGTGGACGACGAGGAGATCCTGGAGCTCGTCGAGCTCGAGGTCCGTGAGCTGCTCTCCGAGTACGAGTTCCCGGGCGACGACCTGCCGGTCGTCAAGGTCTCGGCGCTCAAGGCCCTTGAGGGCGACAAGGAGTGGGGCCAGTCCGTCCTCGACCTGATGAAGGCCGTCGACGAGAACATCCCGCAGCCCGAGCGTGACGTCGACAAGCCGTTCCTGATGCCGATCGAGGACGTCTTCACGATCACCGGTCGTGGCACCGTCGTCACCGGTCGTATCGAGCGTGGTGTCCTCAAGGTCAACGAGACCGTTGACATCGTGGGCATCAAGCAGGAGAAGACCACCACCACGGTCACCGGCATCGAGATGTTCCGCAAGCTGCTCGACGAGGGTCAGGCGGGCGAGAACGTCGGTCTGCTCCTCCGTGGCATCAAGCGCGAGGACGTCGAGCGCGGCCAGGTCATCATCAAGCCCGGTTCGGTCACG
This window encodes:
- a CDS encoding M48 family metalloprotease encodes the protein MTQPPPSPPEYPEHPAPPQSQVPPPYPGQQPPTYPGQQPPPYPGQQPPPYPGQQPPTYPGQQPPPYPGRQTPTCPGQQPASYPGQQPPTYPGSQHPQALHHPQPPHYPQAATHSPQPAYPQAAAPPIPAPALSPDDPAHPHHISTDHGRVHIRSQQRRTDSTAVGSLLLHLPNFLCSLFVVALFSAFFGDLGFLVVLAWLVSGALVFHRPTESAIARRLLRLRYPTPQERAKLEPVWHEVTARAGVEGRTYELWVEDSDGLNAVAAAGHIVGVTRFAMNHLPNGELAAVLAHELGHHVGGHAWSSLLGYWYALPGRLAWRVLRGFASIVFKVSRAFSCFGAAFVVLVLGGLALATVSTLYGLPLLVLAVPYALAAVGRRAELRADEHAAALGFAPMLAAVLHKLHQQEQYETAALTARNGGVPPRESPLSKLLSSHPDHHTRLHHLQPYLQPPA
- a CDS encoding Pycsar system effector family protein codes for the protein MTALDPAPATDPVGDPATPPGAPPVTQPTGAPLPDRHQDATTPETVRLCERLLADLRAEITRADSKASVLVAALGMTAGVFSGLLAGHGWTPAALSVPGAALCWAGVGSLALSLLALLLAVLPRYGAADWAPGHPLSYFGDIQQAVRLGCLRTALADTGRDPTGGLAKALAETSGIAARKHQWIRTGLIAFCVGTVLLPASLLIG
- a CDS encoding Crp/Fnr family transcriptional regulator; its protein translation is MTTGTVAHPSDDGGLDDRVPFLARLEAEDRSALLGLGRTLDFAQRIILLHQHEPSAHVLFLVTGWTKVTASAANGYEALLALRGPGDIVGESAVLTGRPRSATVTALEPVRAVAVEHERFRDFLSRSPDVSFALLGLTADRTRAADRRRLEFASMSVRQRFAVLLLDLARTHGRRTAEGIELAVPLSKQELAGSVGASREMVQRLLRELRDKHAVSTGRRTLLILRPDILRRIAATEFPAAGIPSPQVPQEGEGQLPRGGVGGEA
- the rpsL gene encoding 30S ribosomal protein S12 encodes the protein MPTIQQLVRKGRQDKVEKNKTPALEGSPQRRGVCTRVFTTTPKKPNSALRKVARVRLTSGIEVTAYIPGEGHNLQEHSIVLVRGGRVKDLPGVRYKIIRGSLDTQGVKNRKQARSRYGAKKEK
- the rpsG gene encoding 30S ribosomal protein S7, with translation MPRKGPAPKRPVIIDPVYGSPLVTSLINKVLLNGKRSTAERIVYGAMEGLREKTGNDPIITLKRALENIKPTLEVKSRRVGGATYQVPIEVKPGRANTLALRWLVGYSRARREKTMTERLLNELLDASNGLGAAVKKREDTHKMAESNKAFAHYRW
- the fusA gene encoding elongation factor G, encoding MATTSLDLARVRNIGIMAHIDAGKTTTTERILFYTGVSYKIGEVHDGAATMDWMEQEQERGITITSAATTCHWPLEDNDYTINIIDTPGHVDFTVEVERSLRVLDGAVTVFDGVAGVEPQSETVWRQADRYGVPRICFVNKLDRTGAEFHRCVDMISDRLGAQPLVMQLPIGAEMDFKGVVDLVRMKALVWSAEAAKGEMYDVVDIPATHTEAAEEWRGKLIEAVAENDEEIMELYLEGQEPTEEQLYAAIRRITIASGKSNDTTVTPVFCGTAFKNKGVQPLLDAVVRYLPTPLDVEAIEGHDVKDPEVVVKRKPSVDEPLSALAFKIMSDPHLGKLTFVRVYSGRLESGSAVLNSVKGKKERIGKIYRMHANKREEIEAVGAGDIVAVMGLKQTTTGETLSDDKNPVILESMDFPAPVIQVAIEPKSKGDQEKLGVAIQRLAEEDPSFQVHSDEETGQTIIGGMGELHLEVLVDRMRREFKVEANVGKPQVAYRETIRKAVERHDYTHKKQTGGTGQFAKVQIAIEPIEGGEASYEFVNKVTGGRIPREYIPSVDAGAQEAMQFGILAGYEMTGVRVILLDGGYHEVDSSELAFKIAGSQAFKEAARKASPVLLEPMMAVEVTTPEDYMGEVIGDINSRRGQIQAMEERAGARVVKGLVPLSEMFGYVGDLRSKTSGRASYSMQFDSYAEVPRNVAEEIIAKAKGE
- the tuf gene encoding elongation factor Tu, translating into MAKAKFERTKPHVNIGTIGHIDHGKTTLTAAITKVLHDAFPDLNEASAFDQIDKAPEERQRGITISIAHVEYQTETRHYAHVDCPGHADYIKNMITGAAQMDGAILVVAATDGPMPQTKEHVLLARQVGVPYIVVALNKADMVDDEEILELVELEVRELLSEYEFPGDDLPVVKVSALKALEGDKEWGQSVLDLMKAVDENIPQPERDVDKPFLMPIEDVFTITGRGTVVTGRIERGVLKVNETVDIVGIKQEKTTTTVTGIEMFRKLLDEGQAGENVGLLLRGIKREDVERGQVIIKPGSVTPHTEFEAQAYILSKDEGGRHTPFFNNYRPQFYFRTTDVTGVVTLPEGTEMVMPGDNTEMTVSLIQPVAMEEGLKFAIREGGRTVGAGQVIKINK